A region of Thermobifida halotolerans DNA encodes the following proteins:
- a CDS encoding MFS transporter: MPEVSVHPSRHPRLLLVAMVFAGAVTAVMQTLAVPLLPTLIDGLRTTHGTASWVVTAALIAGAVSTPVLGRLGDMYGRREVMLCALASLVAGSALAALSTHVLTLVMGRTLQGIALAVVPLGIGVLRDVLPPERVAFSAALMSTTLGLGAALGVPLTSLIARYADWHAVFWMSGGLGLLCFALVFAFVPRSAARGGRFDALGTLGLTAVLVCFLVAVSRGAEWGWTSAAVLGLLAAALAVGAGWVYYETRVPSPIVELRGMVSPAVLLTNLATLLIGFSFFVNSLVTAQLVQEPSETGYGLGFSVLAGGLCMLPSSISMLLFAPIAARVAAARGPKTAIAAGIALMAAGYALRLFTSESLVMIIVGATVVGIGTAFPYSTLPALLMRHVPREQTGAANGVNVLMRVVGQAICSAVVAAVLGGMTMEVGDGTAPAFEAYLTIFFVAGCVAVGALVTTLLVSDRRPGSDIQKDH, encoded by the coding sequence ATGCCCGAAGTCTCCGTCCATCCCAGCCGCCACCCCCGCCTCCTCCTCGTCGCGATGGTCTTCGCCGGTGCGGTCACCGCGGTCATGCAGACCCTCGCGGTGCCGCTGCTGCCCACCCTCATCGACGGACTCCGCACCACCCACGGGACGGCGAGCTGGGTGGTCACCGCCGCACTGATCGCCGGAGCCGTGTCCACCCCGGTGCTCGGGCGCCTCGGCGACATGTACGGCAGACGCGAGGTGATGCTGTGCGCACTGGCCTCCCTCGTGGCGGGCTCCGCGCTGGCCGCCCTCAGCACGCACGTCCTGACGCTCGTCATGGGACGCACGCTCCAGGGGATCGCGTTGGCGGTGGTGCCGCTGGGCATCGGCGTCCTGCGTGACGTGCTGCCGCCCGAGAGGGTGGCGTTCTCGGCGGCGCTGATGAGCACCACGCTGGGTTTGGGCGCGGCCCTCGGCGTCCCGTTGACCTCGCTGATCGCGCGCTACGCCGACTGGCACGCGGTGTTCTGGATGAGCGGGGGACTCGGCCTGCTCTGCTTCGCGCTGGTGTTCGCCTTCGTGCCCCGGTCGGCGGCGCGCGGCGGCCGCTTCGACGCCCTCGGCACGCTCGGCCTCACCGCCGTCCTGGTCTGCTTCCTGGTCGCGGTGTCGCGGGGCGCGGAATGGGGATGGACCTCCGCGGCGGTGCTGGGCCTGCTCGCCGCGGCACTGGCCGTGGGCGCGGGCTGGGTGTACTACGAGACGCGCGTCCCCTCGCCCATCGTGGAACTGCGCGGCATGGTCAGTCCCGCCGTGCTGCTGACCAACCTCGCCACCCTGCTGATCGGGTTCTCCTTCTTCGTCAACTCCCTGGTCACCGCCCAACTGGTGCAGGAGCCGTCCGAGACCGGCTACGGTCTGGGCTTCTCCGTCCTCGCCGGAGGGCTGTGCATGCTGCCCTCCTCGATCTCCATGCTGCTGTTCGCGCCGATCGCGGCGCGGGTCGCCGCGGCTCGGGGACCCAAGACCGCCATCGCGGCGGGGATCGCGCTCATGGCCGCCGGCTACGCCCTGCGGCTGTTCACCAGTGAGAGCCTGGTCATGATCATCGTGGGCGCCACGGTGGTCGGCATCGGCACGGCCTTCCCCTACTCGACGCTGCCCGCCCTGCTCATGCGGCACGTCCCCAGGGAGCAGACCGGTGCGGCCAACGGTGTCAACGTCCTCATGCGGGTCGTGGGCCAGGCGATCTGCAGCGCCGTCGTGGCCGCCGTCCTCGGCGGAATGACGATGGAGGTCGGCGACGGGACCGCGCCCGCGTTCGAGGCCTATCTGACCATCTTCTTCGTGGCGGGCTGTGTGGCGGTGGGCGCGCTGGTGACCACCCTGCTGGTGTCCGACCGGAGGCCCGGTTCCGATATACAGAAAGACCACTGA
- a CDS encoding SPFH domain-containing protein — protein sequence MDTIAVGVGVLIAVLLLVLLGLVIVISRLFRKVEQGRALIVSKIRRVDVTFTGAVVLPVLHKAEVMDISVKTIEISRTGKDGLICRDNIRADIRITFFVRVNKTVEDVIKVAQAIGTERASDQATLQELFNAKFSEALKTVGKHLDFEDLYTKREEFRDRIISVIGTDLNGYSLEDAAIDYLEQTPLVQLDPANILDAQGIRKITELTARQNVSTNEHRRTEEKEIERQNVEARETILELERRREEAEARQRREVETMRAQTEAETEIVRAEEMLRAETSRVRAEQELGVQRENREREIAVAAKNRERVIAIETERIEKDRLLEVISRERETELSRYAKDKELEAERREIAEVVRERVAVERTVAEQEENIKRLRAVEEAERQRQTAVILAEGEAQEELVKSIKAAEAAAQAAEHAARERLTLAEARQQAAELDAAASVRLAEGKQAEAAAEGLAQVQVNEREAEVLEKMGRAEAAVAREKALAQAEETEKVGLAQAAADRQKALAQAEAVREKLKAEAEGINDKAEAMAALDEATREHEEYRLRLEADKEIRLAGIEAQRQIAAAQADVLGRGLESADIDIVGGDGAFFDRVVNAVGAGRAVDGFLAHSGAARTMVEPWLDGSRSLPEDLAGLLGSVDSADVKNLTLSALLLKLINEGDPRADGLSALLRSARKLGVADTPLSEPTATAPNPPKL from the coding sequence ATGGACACCATCGCTGTGGGGGTCGGCGTACTCATCGCTGTCCTCCTGCTTGTCCTGCTCGGACTCGTCATCGTCATCAGCCGCCTGTTCCGCAAGGTCGAACAGGGCAGGGCGCTGATCGTCTCCAAGATCCGCAGGGTCGACGTCACCTTCACCGGCGCCGTCGTCCTGCCCGTCCTGCACAAGGCCGAGGTCATGGACATCTCGGTCAAGACCATCGAGATCTCCCGGACCGGTAAGGACGGCCTCATCTGCCGGGACAACATCCGCGCCGACATCCGCATCACCTTCTTCGTGCGGGTCAACAAGACCGTCGAGGACGTCATCAAGGTCGCCCAGGCCATCGGCACCGAACGCGCCAGCGACCAGGCCACCCTCCAGGAACTGTTCAACGCCAAGTTCTCCGAGGCGCTCAAGACCGTCGGCAAGCACCTGGACTTCGAGGACCTCTACACCAAGCGCGAGGAGTTCCGCGACCGGATCATCAGCGTGATCGGCACCGACCTCAACGGCTACAGCCTCGAGGACGCGGCGATCGACTACCTGGAACAGACCCCGCTCGTCCAGCTCGACCCGGCCAACATCCTCGACGCCCAGGGCATCCGCAAGATCACCGAGCTGACCGCGCGGCAGAACGTCAGCACCAACGAGCACCGCCGCACCGAGGAGAAGGAGATCGAGCGCCAGAACGTCGAGGCGCGCGAGACCATCCTCGAACTGGAGCGCCGCCGCGAGGAGGCCGAGGCCAGGCAGAGGCGCGAGGTCGAGACGATGCGCGCGCAGACCGAGGCCGAGACCGAGATCGTGCGCGCCGAGGAGATGCTGCGCGCCGAGACCTCGCGCGTCCGCGCCGAGCAGGAGCTGGGCGTGCAGCGCGAGAACCGGGAACGCGAGATCGCGGTGGCGGCGAAGAACCGCGAACGGGTCATCGCCATCGAGACCGAGCGCATCGAGAAGGACCGCCTGCTGGAGGTCATCTCCCGCGAACGCGAGACCGAGCTGTCGCGCTACGCCAAGGACAAGGAGCTGGAGGCCGAACGGCGCGAGATCGCCGAGGTCGTCCGCGAGCGCGTCGCCGTCGAGAGGACCGTCGCCGAGCAGGAGGAGAACATCAAGAGGCTGCGCGCGGTCGAGGAGGCCGAGCGCCAGCGCCAGACCGCGGTCATCCTCGCCGAGGGCGAGGCCCAGGAGGAACTGGTCAAGAGCATCAAGGCCGCCGAGGCCGCCGCGCAGGCCGCCGAGCACGCCGCCCGCGAGCGGCTCACCCTCGCCGAGGCGCGCCAGCAGGCCGCCGAACTGGACGCCGCCGCCAGCGTCCGCCTGGCCGAGGGCAAGCAGGCCGAGGCCGCCGCCGAGGGTCTGGCCCAGGTGCAGGTGAACGAGCGCGAGGCCGAGGTCCTGGAGAAGATGGGACGCGCCGAGGCCGCCGTCGCCCGCGAGAAGGCGCTCGCCCAGGCCGAGGAGACCGAGAAGGTCGGCCTCGCCCAGGCCGCCGCCGACCGCCAGAAGGCCCTCGCCCAGGCCGAGGCCGTCCGCGAGAAGCTCAAGGCCGAGGCCGAGGGCATCAACGACAAGGCCGAGGCGATGGCCGCGCTCGACGAGGCCACCCGGGAGCACGAGGAGTACCGCCTGCGTCTGGAGGCCGACAAGGAGATCCGCCTCGCCGGGATCGAGGCGCAGCGCCAGATCGCCGCGGCCCAGGCCGACGTGCTCGGCAGGGGCCTGGAGAGCGCCGACATCGACATCGTCGGCGGCGACGGGGCGTTCTTCGACCGGGTCGTCAACGCGGTCGGCGCGGGCAGGGCCGTGGACGGCTTCCTGGCGCACTCCGGCGCCGCCCGCACCATGGTCGAACCGTGGCTGGACGGCTCCCGGAGCCTGCCCGAGGACCTGGCCGGACTGCTGGGGTCGGTCGACTCCGCGGACGTCAAGAACCTCACCCTCTCGGCCCTGCTGCTCAAGCTGATCAACGAGGGCGACCCCAGGGCCGACGGCCTGTCCGCCCTGCTGCGGTCGGCCCGGAAGCTGGGCGTGGCCGACACGCCGCTGTCGGAGCCCACCGCCACCGCGCCGAACCCGCCGAAGCTGTGA
- a CDS encoding DNA repair ATPase encodes MGTYEVLRARLGEQAAELARRAEALNAARLEVFGGAELELLGTERIRTANNCVPRDIVPVGDLMLFGYNVFIGMKTETHVSDVFSLHRFAFDGGAFSFAETAAEELPELLADERFRRDFAELYRYFRDTRLLQLRRVEGRLLAVFQTGPAVSDIRVLRWRIGADGSLSYLDNKGERDHVFPPQQDFAWVEATREDHVLGRHPHISVYDEVFVETVGGDLTIKIENNTETGEGVYSEPVAEPLQSLADADVRHARVGPLILLRVLPYKETEYRYLVFNTRTRDVVRLDGIGQACQRLPDDQGLIFPGGYYLSTGLVRTFDTDVTDLEFQSLVRSPNGEDVLYVFHSRAEGRSLLLPYNVIRKEVATPISCHGYSVFDDGTMVVFRALSDEPTRVHPMQVWQTPFQSDAHAARQPAGTGPLERVGNADLVRGISDVLSVTRMVHEMTPAGPVFEGLIAACARTLDQYHWLGEDELHNLAEPLSRVRATAGQVLEEFEKVQELTAQAARALDEAETDITALVRRVRSESPASADGWVRRLAGLRRARGRLETLRDLRHIDTDRLESLASALEEDTADAGRRAVDFLGGADAFTGYHAAVDALIGDAESIGATADAEPLQRRLAEQTEGLETVTEVVGSLDIADAAVRTRILERVAEVLGTVNRARATLDARRRELLSVEGRAAFAAEFALLGQSVTGALAMADTPEACDEQLGRLLLRIENLESRFAEFDDFLGELEAERENVYEAFSARKQALLDERVRRADRLAASAERILTSVRRRAAALDSLDEVNTYFAADPMVAKLRATAGELRGLGDQVRAEEIEGQVKAARQEAGRALRDRLDLFTDGGEAIRLGNHRFAVNTQPVDLTMVPHEGRMAFTITGTDYRSRVDDPGFEETEPFWDQPLVSESPEVYRAEYLAAEILAAAEAGQGGLSAAVLREAAETPGGLPAVVRREAESRYDECYERGVHDHDAAAILAVLLRLSDGAGLLRHPGAARAAAQLFWAFGAEEADRRTWTTRARSLVRARSLFGTGVADAVAGLAAELAARVAAFLDGAGLADHRDHAADAGGYLVEELAADPGGFAVSGGARLLVDRFLRALGPTGSAERREFDADLAALGPDLAARHQLATAWLTAFRATRDDADAADLPEAVALLLAADLERYEPSGPLTATVEGLLGAHPRVRERRLELRLDQTLERLRRFRAERVPAYRAYLRRRNELVAAERARLRLDEYRPAVLSAFVRNQLLDEVYLPLIGDNLARQLGATGDARRTDQMGLLLLISPPGYGKTTLMEYVASRLGLMFVKVNGPSLGHAVTSLDPEAAPDATARQEVEKISFALESGNNVLLYLDDIQHTSPELLQKFVSLCDGQRRMEGVWNGRTRTYDLRGKRFAVCMAGNPYTEEGRRFRIPDMLANRADVWNLGDVLSGKDDLFALSYVENALTANPVLAPLSARDRGDVRLLVRLARGEEGVRPDQLDHPYSSVELEQILSVLRKLLRVQAVVLAANRAYIASAAQADDARTEPPFVLQGSYRNMNAMAERIVPVMNDAEVEAVIDDHYLGEAQTLASGAEANLLKLAELRGRMTEEQRERWSGVKAAFRRSRALGGAEDDPLTRAVGAVGLLADRVGAVETAIERAAQAVTER; translated from the coding sequence ATGGGCACCTACGAGGTGCTCCGGGCCCGGCTGGGCGAGCAGGCCGCCGAACTGGCGCGCCGCGCCGAGGCCCTCAACGCCGCACGGCTGGAGGTCTTCGGCGGCGCCGAACTGGAACTGCTGGGCACCGAACGCATCCGCACCGCCAACAACTGCGTACCGCGCGACATCGTGCCCGTCGGCGACCTGATGCTGTTCGGCTACAACGTCTTCATCGGGATGAAGACGGAGACGCACGTCTCCGACGTGTTCTCGCTGCACCGCTTCGCCTTCGACGGCGGCGCCTTCTCCTTCGCCGAGACGGCGGCGGAGGAACTGCCCGAACTGCTGGCCGACGAGCGGTTCCGGCGGGACTTCGCCGAACTGTACCGGTACTTCCGCGACACGCGGCTGCTGCAGTTGCGGCGCGTCGAGGGCCGCCTGCTGGCGGTGTTCCAGACCGGCCCGGCCGTCTCCGACATCCGGGTGCTGCGCTGGCGGATCGGTGCCGACGGCAGCCTGTCCTACCTGGACAACAAGGGCGAACGGGACCACGTCTTCCCGCCGCAGCAGGACTTCGCCTGGGTCGAGGCCACCCGCGAGGACCACGTTTTGGGCCGCCACCCGCACATCTCCGTCTACGACGAGGTGTTCGTGGAGACGGTCGGCGGCGACCTGACCATCAAGATCGAGAACAACACCGAGACCGGCGAGGGCGTCTACAGCGAACCGGTCGCCGAACCGCTGCAGAGCCTCGCCGACGCCGACGTGCGCCACGCCCGGGTGGGGCCGCTCATCCTGCTGCGCGTCCTGCCGTACAAGGAGACCGAGTACCGGTACCTGGTGTTCAACACCCGCACCAGGGACGTGGTCCGCCTCGACGGCATCGGGCAGGCCTGCCAGCGGCTGCCCGACGACCAGGGGCTGATCTTCCCCGGCGGCTACTACCTGTCCACCGGGCTGGTCAGGACCTTCGACACCGACGTCACCGACCTGGAGTTCCAGTCGCTGGTCCGCTCCCCCAACGGCGAGGACGTGCTCTACGTCTTCCACTCCCGGGCCGAGGGGCGCAGCCTGCTGCTGCCCTACAACGTGATCCGCAAGGAGGTCGCCACCCCGATCTCCTGCCACGGCTACTCGGTCTTCGACGACGGCACCATGGTGGTGTTCCGCGCCCTGTCGGACGAGCCCACCCGCGTCCACCCGATGCAGGTGTGGCAGACACCGTTCCAGTCCGACGCCCACGCCGCCCGCCAACCCGCCGGAACCGGCCCCCTGGAGCGGGTCGGCAACGCCGACCTGGTGCGGGGCATCTCCGACGTGCTGTCGGTGACCCGCATGGTCCACGAGATGACCCCGGCGGGGCCGGTGTTCGAGGGGCTCATCGCCGCCTGTGCGCGCACCCTCGACCAGTACCACTGGCTGGGCGAGGACGAACTGCACAACCTGGCCGAGCCGCTGTCGCGGGTGCGGGCCACCGCCGGACAGGTGCTGGAGGAGTTCGAGAAGGTCCAGGAGCTGACCGCGCAGGCCGCGCGGGCGCTGGACGAGGCGGAGACCGACATCACCGCGCTGGTCCGCCGGGTCCGCTCGGAGTCGCCCGCCTCCGCCGACGGGTGGGTGCGCCGTCTGGCCGGACTGCGCCGCGCCCGCGGCCGCCTGGAGACCCTGCGCGACCTGCGCCACATCGACACCGACCGGCTGGAGTCCCTGGCCTCCGCCCTGGAGGAGGACACCGCCGACGCCGGGCGGCGAGCCGTGGACTTCCTCGGCGGCGCCGACGCGTTCACCGGCTACCACGCCGCCGTGGACGCGCTGATCGGCGACGCCGAGTCGATCGGGGCCACCGCGGACGCCGAACCGCTCCAGCGGCGGCTGGCCGAGCAGACCGAGGGCCTGGAGACCGTCACCGAGGTCGTCGGCTCCCTCGACATCGCCGACGCGGCCGTGCGCACCCGCATCCTGGAGCGCGTCGCCGAGGTGCTGGGCACCGTCAACCGGGCGCGGGCCACCCTGGACGCGCGCCGCCGGGAGCTGCTGTCGGTGGAGGGGCGGGCCGCGTTCGCCGCCGAGTTCGCGCTGCTGGGCCAGTCCGTGACCGGCGCGCTGGCGATGGCCGACACCCCCGAGGCGTGCGACGAGCAGCTGGGGCGGCTGCTGCTGCGGATCGAGAACCTGGAGTCGCGGTTCGCCGAGTTCGACGACTTCCTCGGCGAACTGGAGGCCGAACGCGAGAACGTCTACGAGGCGTTCAGCGCACGCAAGCAGGCCCTGCTGGACGAGCGCGTCCGCCGCGCCGACCGGCTCGCCGCCTCCGCCGAGCGCATCCTGACCAGCGTGCGCCGCCGCGCCGCCGCACTGGACTCCCTCGACGAGGTCAACACCTACTTCGCCGCCGACCCGATGGTGGCGAAGCTCCGCGCCACCGCCGGGGAGCTGCGCGGCCTCGGCGACCAGGTGCGCGCCGAGGAGATCGAGGGGCAGGTCAAGGCCGCCCGCCAGGAGGCCGGGCGGGCGCTGCGCGACCGGCTCGACCTGTTCACCGACGGTGGCGAGGCGATCCGGCTGGGCAACCACCGCTTCGCCGTCAACACCCAGCCCGTCGACCTGACGATGGTGCCGCACGAGGGGCGCATGGCGTTCACCATCACCGGCACCGACTACCGGTCCCGGGTGGACGACCCCGGCTTCGAGGAGACCGAACCGTTCTGGGACCAGCCCCTGGTGTCGGAGTCGCCGGAGGTGTACCGGGCCGAGTACCTGGCCGCCGAGATCCTCGCCGCCGCCGAGGCCGGACAGGGCGGACTGTCGGCGGCCGTGCTGCGCGAGGCCGCCGAGACCCCGGGCGGGCTGCCGGCCGTGGTGCGGCGGGAGGCGGAATCCCGCTACGACGAGTGCTACGAGCGCGGCGTCCACGACCATGACGCCGCCGCGATCCTGGCGGTGCTGCTGCGCCTGTCCGACGGGGCGGGGCTGCTGCGCCATCCGGGCGCCGCACGCGCGGCGGCCCAACTGTTCTGGGCGTTCGGCGCCGAGGAGGCGGACCGGCGGACGTGGACGACGCGGGCGCGCTCCCTGGTGCGGGCGCGGTCGCTGTTCGGCACGGGGGTCGCCGACGCGGTCGCCGGGCTGGCCGCGGAACTGGCGGCGCGCGTCGCCGCGTTCCTCGACGGCGCCGGACTGGCCGACCACCGCGACCACGCCGCCGACGCGGGCGGGTACCTGGTGGAGGAGTTGGCCGCCGACCCCGGCGGGTTCGCCGTGAGCGGCGGGGCGCGCCTGCTCGTCGACCGGTTCCTGCGCGCCCTGGGGCCCACCGGCTCGGCCGAGCGCCGCGAGTTCGACGCCGACCTCGCCGCGCTCGGACCGGACCTGGCGGCCCGCCACCAGTTGGCGACGGCGTGGCTGACGGCGTTCCGGGCCACCCGCGACGACGCCGACGCCGCCGACCTGCCCGAGGCGGTCGCCCTGCTGCTCGCCGCCGACCTGGAACGCTACGAGCCGTCCGGGCCGCTGACGGCGACGGTCGAGGGGCTGCTGGGCGCGCACCCCCGCGTCCGCGAGCGGCGCCTGGAGCTGCGCCTGGACCAGACCCTGGAGCGGCTGCGCCGCTTCCGCGCCGAACGGGTCCCCGCCTACCGCGCCTACCTGCGGCGGCGCAACGAACTGGTGGCGGCCGAACGCGCCCGGCTGCGCCTGGACGAGTACCGGCCCGCGGTACTGAGCGCGTTCGTGCGCAACCAGTTGCTGGACGAGGTGTACCTGCCGCTGATCGGCGACAACCTCGCCAGGCAACTGGGCGCGACCGGCGACGCCAGGCGCACCGACCAGATGGGGCTGCTGCTGCTCATCTCCCCGCCCGGCTACGGCAAGACCACGCTCATGGAGTACGTGGCCAGCCGCCTGGGCCTGATGTTCGTGAAGGTGAACGGCCCGTCGCTGGGGCACGCGGTCACCTCGCTGGACCCGGAGGCGGCGCCCGACGCCACCGCGCGCCAGGAGGTCGAGAAGATCTCGTTCGCGCTGGAGTCCGGGAACAACGTGCTGCTGTACCTGGACGACATCCAGCACACCTCGCCGGAGCTGCTGCAGAAGTTCGTCTCGCTGTGCGACGGCCAGCGTCGCATGGAGGGCGTGTGGAACGGCCGCACCCGCACCTACGACCTGCGCGGCAAGCGGTTCGCGGTGTGCATGGCCGGAAATCCCTACACCGAGGAGGGCAGGCGGTTCCGCATCCCCGACATGCTCGCCAACCGCGCCGACGTGTGGAACCTCGGCGACGTGCTCAGCGGTAAGGACGACCTGTTCGCGCTGAGCTACGTCGAGAACGCGCTGACCGCCAACCCGGTACTGGCACCGCTGTCCGCCCGCGACCGCGGGGACGTGCGGCTGCTGGTGCGGCTGGCCCGCGGCGAGGAGGGGGTCCGTCCCGACCAGCTCGACCACCCCTACTCGTCGGTGGAGTTGGAGCAGATCCTGTCGGTGCTGCGCAAGCTGCTGCGGGTGCAGGCGGTGGTGCTGGCCGCCAACCGCGCCTACATCGCCTCGGCGGCGCAGGCGGACGACGCGCGGACCGAGCCGCCGTTCGTGCTCCAGGGCTCCTACCGGAACATGAACGCGATGGCCGAGCGCATCGTGCCGGTGATGAACGACGCCGAGGTGGAGGCGGTGATCGACGATCACTACCTGGGCGAGGCGCAGACGCTGGCGTCGGGGGCGGAGGCCAACCTGCTGAAGCTGGCCGAGCTGCGCGGCCGGATGACCGAGGAGCAGCGGGAGCGCTGGTCCGGGGTGAAGGCGGCGTTCCGGCGCTCCCGGGCGCTCGGCGGCGCCGAGGACGACCCGCTGACCCGTGCCGTGGGCGCGGTGGGGCTGCTCGCCGACCGGGTGGGCGCGGTGGAGACCGCCATCGAGAGGGCGGCGCAGGCGGTGACCGAGCGTTGA